The sequence CTCAGCCTGGGATCCACCATCAACTGGGGTGGAGCAGAAAAGCCCTTACCGGTCGACATGGTTCTCATCTCCCTCTGCTTTGGACTCAGCATCGCAACTATGGTCCAGTGCTTTGGCCACATCAGCGGTGGCCACATCAACCCCGCCGTGACGGTGGCCATGGTGTGCACGAGGAAGATTAGCATTGCCAAGTCTGTCTTCTACATCGCAGCCCAGTGCCTGGGTGCTATCATCGGAGCCGGGATTCTCTATCTGGTCACGCCTCCCAGTGTGGTGGGAGGCCTGGGAGTCACAACGGTACCATCTTTAGCTCTTGTTTTCACACTCGGACTCTAGGCTTCTTATAGACTACTAAGTGACAACTGGTGGCTTAAGAGACCTTCCTAAAACTGCTAATTTATTCCCAGGGAACGTCTGATGACTCTTGATAGGGGTGAAAACTGATTCCAGCCACGCTGACTACATCATATGAAATTATTATGTGCTATTGAGTAACTTGAATAGCACTAAGTCTGGGTAGCACAAAAATTGTgttggtttttttcctctctctctctctcccagtgactatattgactatatatttaacttaaggcatttttattacaattatttGTTGGTTCATTGGCAAAAGGaacaattttgtttcttgtcATGTGCCTGAGGTTTAAAGTGATCTGCATCGAGGgtcacacttaaaaaaataaatcggCGTTTGATCCTAGTTTTGTTCTTAGCTGATTAGGAATATCCTTTGTTAGGTCAGCACCAGGGTTGATGAAAAAACCACACAcggtttaaattttaattgaaatatatattaattaatttaaacctAATTAATGGATTTAATCATTGCCTTATAAAATTACAAGACTCTTAAGAAACTCTTTTATAAGTTAAGTGCAGCAGTGGCATATTTCGCTTCCTTTGTAGAAAAGGACATTCAGCACAAACTCCCCCTTGGTCATTGTAAGAGTAATTAATTATCTGTGATGGCCCCAAatgaatagaaatttatttcttcttttttgagggGGCAGGGGTGCAAGTGTCTCAACTAGGGGTGGGATAGAAGACTCAAACTAATCATCAGTTTTTGCAGGGATAAAATGTGCCTTTCACAATGATATGTTATCATAGAAAATGTTCCCTTGCCTTAATTCAGATGGAGCGTTTTTCTCTCTCCAGGTTCATGGAAATCTTAGCGCTGGTCATGGTCTCCTGGTGGAGTTAATAATCACATTTCAGTTGGTGTTCACTATTTTTGCCAGCTGTGATTCCAAACGGACTGATGTCACTGGTTCCATAGCTTTAGCAATTGGATTCTCTGTTGCAATTGGACATTTATTTGCAGTAAGTTTCCAAGCCCATTTAAGTAATTGATCCATGTTGTTTATCCTCACCCTAGAGCTGGATGAAGATGTTATGTTTCACAGCTGTAGTTCTTTAGTATCCAGTTACGTCTGTCCATTTTAGGTGATTTTTTTGCTaactttgtgatgagaacattgaTATGGCTGCTAACATCTGGACATCTCTAACTGACTTGGCAAATGGTAGCACATTGCAATGAAGTCTACCTGTGAATAGCCCTGTTTCAGCAATGTCTGAAGTTGTATTCTTTTTCCCTATAGATCAATTACACTGGTGCCAGCATGAACCCCGCCCGATCCTTTGGACCTGCAGTTATCATGGGAAATTGGGAAAACCACTGGGTAACCACCATGTTCACTGTGCCTGTTTTCCTACAGTTGAGGACAATTACCCAGAgagctctttttttcccattattttgcTCACTAGTTTCTCTTCCTCCCAACTCTGAACCCCTAATTTATTACATCTTTCATAAAGACTAGGGAGAGACTAGGACAGATCTGCTACAAAACATCTCATATCAGTTCTGGACCTTCagtgacagtctttttttttttttttaaagcactgctCTGGGCACTGTATCTGACAGACTTCAGCAGAATATATTGAACATGGAGGTTGCCTATATGGAACAAGTTAAAATCAGGGTGGTGAAATGAATATGGTGTTTAAATAATTGAAAGTAAATCCTTCCCAGCAATAACGAAAAATatgcttgcaaaaaaaaaaaaataagaagaagaagaggagaaagagaaatgctTAAAAGCATAGCCCATtgcaaaaatatttaccttttttgtttACAAAAGCATGAACCCAGTTAATAGTATGGGAGTGGGAAGCATTTTGAACTGCAGATGGTGAGAAATAATTAGTGCAAATATTTATGCTATTATCACCATAACCAtaactggaaaaagaaaggacTTTCAGAAAAGACACACTTCTCAGCCCCATGCCTACCCTACTTATTAACGTGGGGACAGTGCTTCCAGAGAGCAGTGGTATCCATTGTTAAATACCACAGTCAATTTCTTTTCAATTGTCTCTTACCAAAAAGAAATTTCAATCCGTTAAATGAATAATGTGGCAGTTTTGAAGACCTCTTACACACTAATTTACAATAACCAATAAAAATAGGTGTATGTCAGCCAGCTTCAAATGGAGctaactttttttattttcatgtatatatgcCGTGAATGCTcttttacatcttttatttttaagtcatgaATGTAAGAATATGTCActtatgtttttaatgttcttattGTACTGTAGTGGATTTACAaggctgtgttagtttcaggtgtacagcaaagtgattcagttatacatactcagattcttttccattgtaggtgtAGCTTATGTTTTAATCTC is a genomic window of Lagenorhynchus albirostris chromosome 14, mLagAlb1.1, whole genome shotgun sequence containing:
- the AQP4 gene encoding aquaporin-4, producing MTLWSKCGPLCRRESIMVAFKGVWTQAFWKAVTAEFLAMLIFVLLSLGSTINWGGAEKPLPVDMVLISLCFGLSIATMVQCFGHISGGHINPAVTVAMVCTRKISIAKSVFYIAAQCLGAIIGAGILYLVTPPSVVGGLGVTTVHGNLSAGHGLLVELIITFQLVFTIFASCDSKRTDVTGSIALAIGFSVAIGHLFAINYTGASMNPARSFGPAVIMGNWENHWIYWAGPIIGAVLAGGLYEYVFCPDVELKRRFKEAFNKAAQQTKGSYMEVEDNRSQVETDDLILKPGVVHVIDIDRGEEKKGKDPSGEVLSSV